The nucleotide sequence ATGAAATTGGCAAATATCAAGGTTGGTCTATTGATAAATTTCAATGTGGAAAGATTGAAAGAAGGCATAAAGAGATTTGTTCTGTAACATCTCCCTGCCCTTCGTGCTCTTCGTGGTGAATAGTTACAAAAAATCCGCTCAATCCGTTCAATCCGCTTACTAAAAAAATCTGTTT is from bacterium and encodes:
- a CDS encoding GxxExxY protein translates to MKLANIKVGLLINFNVERLKEGIKRFVL